CGACGGCACATACCCCCGCTCCGGCGAGGCATCGCCCGGATGCACCACCGGGGTCAGCTCGGCCGACGTGGCCAATTGCGTAACGAGTTCCGGAGGGATGAGCCCGTCGGCGCTCACCTGTGATGCCGCCACCTCGCCGCTGCCATCGAGCGTGGCTTGCTCGGCGATCACGTGAACCACCACCGGGCCGACGGCGGGCCGGCCGGCACCCCCGCACTCGGGGCGTCCGCAGCGGCAGCCCAGCCGATCCGCCCCGGCCGCTAATGCCCCCAGCGCATCGGCGCGGCGCTGCTGGCGCGTGCGCGGATCATGGGCACACACCGTGGCCGCCAAACCATCCAACCGCTTGTCCAGCGCATGGGCGTCGGTGGTGAACAAGGTGCCGTGGATCTCCGAGGTGCCGCCTTCGTCGCGAGGGCCGATCCAGACCTGCCGATCGGCTTGATACTCCTTGCGTCGGCGCACCGCATCGGCATCAGCGCGAACCACGATCTTGTCGATCTGGGCGGCCAGCCGGCCCTGGGTCAGCGACGGCCAGCGCCGCACCTTGATCGCCAGCTCGGCATCAACCGCCGCCAGCACCTCGGGGTCGGTGATCAACTCGGTGCGATACACGATCGTCTGAAAACTGCGATAGTCGATATCCCCGGCCGCAAACACCTCACCGACCTTGGGTAGCCGCTCGCGGAGGGCCCGGGCATAACGCAGCCGGCTGCCCGCCAACGCCTGGCTGACCCGCAACGCCGCGGCCACCTCCGCGGCCACCGCCTCCTCGGTGTCGATCGCCCACTCCACGCTTTCCGAGCACCGCGACAACCGATAGCCGAACAACTGCCCGATCGCGCTCAGCTGCGCGGCCGCCGCCCGATTCTCCGCCCGCGCCGCCGCAGAAATCTGATCCACCAACGCCGCCGACTCCCCGGTGGTGGAAGGATGTCGCCGCTCCCACATCTCATCGAAGCGGGCAATCACCTCCCGGCGTGCAGCTTCATCGAACATAGGTTCGATCATAAGGGTGGGGTACGACAACTCGCTGACCGGTCGGCCTGCTCCCGGGCATCGGAAAGCTGATCCGTTCTTGTGCCAGCCGCACGGCCCGCCCGAAGCTGTCCTCGACCAGGTCGCGGGACAGCGCGGCCCCAGCTAGCTGGTCAGCTGCGAGGCGGCGATGTCGCGGAGTTCTCGTCGACGAACACCCGACCCGCAAACGGACAGGATTAGCGGCGCGTTGTCGGCGCTCGGCAGCCGCCAGGCCGGCTGGCAGCGCGCACGGCGGCGATCTCCCCGTGTCGCTCGCGGCCGACGTGGCTGTCGACCACTACTCGAGGTCGGCCACGCACCGGAAACCGATGTGCGTGGTCGCGGTGTCCTGCGACTGGGGCGAACGCGCTGCGGGGCGGTAGCGGTGGCAGTACTCCGGCGCGCACAGGTGCGAACCGCCTTTCAGCGTCTGATTCACGCGAGGATCAGCGGGTCCGGACGGTGTGCAGCAGGGTTTCGGAGGCTGATCCAGCCGGTGGTGTGAGCTGAATTCGGTGGCGGTCCACTCCCAGACGTTGCCGATCATGTCCACCAACCCAAAACCGTTGGGCGGAAAGGTCCCTACCGGCGACGTTCCGATCCATCCCAAGGCGCCGTCGTTGCGGTACGGGAATCTGCCCTGCCATGTGTTGGCCATCAATCGCCCGTTCGGCTTCTCCTCGTCCCCCCAGGCATACGTCGTGGTGGTTCCGCCGCGGGCCGCGTATTCCCACTCCGCCTCGGAGGGCAGCCGCCGCCCCGCCCACCGCGCGTAGGCCGCGGCGTCCGGATAGGCGACCTGTACCACTGGGTGATCGGCTCTGTCAGTGACGTCGCTGCCGGGGCCGAACGGGTGGCGCCAGCACGCGCCCGGTACCCAGTGCCACCACTGCCGCCAGTCTTGCAAGTCGACCGGACCAGGCGTCGGACGGAATACCAACGCCCCTGGGACAAGGTCGTCTGGATTCGCACCCGGATACTGTGCGGGATCGATCGGTTGTTCGGCGACCGTTATATAGCCTGTCGCAGCAACGAATTCGGCGAACTGCACGTTGGTCACCGGATGCCGTTCCACCGCGAACGGCGCGACTGCGGCGGTATGGATGGGAGCTTCTTCGGGATAGAAGCTCGTCGATCCCATACGAAACGCTCCGCCGGGCAGCTCAACCAGCTCCGTCAGCATGATGCCAGGGTATGACGACCACAAAGTCGCCCCTTGCTTCGTCGTCAGCACACTTCAGTTGCCCTGGCGGACCCAGGCAAAGATGCACAAGGCCATCGCCGCCCCCAACGCGATGAGTACCCACTGCACGACGGCGTGGTCGATCCACGAGCCCGGTGGTGGGGCGCCGGGAAGGATGTTGCGCAACGGAACGATGGCCAACAGGTTTGCGGCCTACAACGAATTGTCATTCGCGATCTACCAGGGGCTCTTCGCCGCCGAATTGAAACGCCGGAAAGCCGGATGTCCAGACGCCCGGTACGCCATCGTCCGCCAGCGACGAATGCTCTCAGGGTATGACGACCGCAAAGTCGGCCATCAGCGCGATTTTGGCAGCGTCGAAGCCCAGCAGCCCGGCGGGCCCTTCCTGATGGATGGCGACGAGATAGCTTTTCGTGTTCGTCCAGATATGCGCGATGCGGTCGGCGAAGGCGATCGCGCCTGACGGTCCGCGATACGTGCCGGCCAGTTGCTGGCTGCTGTACCCGCAGAAGGGAGCGGGGGTGATGGTCACCTCGGCACCCGCCTTCGCTCGCACCGTCGCGTCGTACTGGGCAAACGCTGCGGCCGGCGTAAGAATCGTCGGCGCGATAGTGACCTTCCCTGTCATGCCGTCCGGTCCTGCTAACACCAGCGCCACATCACCGTCACCGGCGGTCGACGTCCAGCCGTCCGGCACGCTGATGGTGATTTTGGGCGCGGCCGGGTCAGCCACCGTGGCCGTGGTGGGCCTGCCTACCACGCTCGGCGGCGGAAAGCATTCCAGCGCATCAGGCGGTATGTGCGCGGGCAGCGTGGTCTCGACACCGGGAACGCCGGCGGGCGGGTCTTGCTGTGGCCGGCCGACGGCTGCTGTCGTCGACAAACCGGGTACCGTTGCCGGAATCGCCTTCCCCCCAGTGGTATTGGCGCAACTTGCCAGGGCGACCGCCAGAAACGCCGAGCCTAGCCCAATGCGGCAATTCCTCAGCATCTCAGTCGCGTGAGAAAGCCAGGGCGAGTCTCTTTCCCAGGTCCTTGTACGGTGCACCGGAAACGTCGACGGTGACGTGGGCGATGGCTCCGCCGGTGAACACGAACGGCGCCTTGTAGCGGCTCGACACTGCCGAACCGCTGTTGCGGCCCACGCTGATGGCGGCTCCGGCCAGACCGAACGTGCCCGGATGAGTCTTCATGTCCCGCACTGCGTCAACCGCGATGTCGTCGATGTAGAGGGTGGCTTCACCCAGGGGGGTGTGGCTGTTTTGCACCGTCCCGCTCCGCACGTATTGAACGCCCAGCAAGTGTCGGCCCAGCGGCACCGCGTTGGGCGAGGAGACCATCTGCTCCTGCTCACCGAGGAAGTTGTAGACGTAGTGCAGCCGTCCGTCCTCGATGAACAAAGCGTGTCCACCGTGGGCACCGCCCTGCTTGAACAGCACCCCTTCGGCGCCGACGGTGTCGATGGTCACCTCGGCCAGCACCGAGAATGACCGCCCGTGGATTTCGACGCCAGCACCCATGCCGACGTCGGCGGTATCGGGATAGTAAGTGTAGGTGGAGCGTTCGCCGGCTAGGTACGGCCGCCACCGTGACATCGTTTCCAGCAGATTGAGGTCGGCCAGCGGCAGCCCGTGGTATTTGGCCGCTTCAGAAAACCACAGCGCCTTCAGCTCCTCGAGCTTGTCAGGGCGCTGGGCAGACAGGTCGTGACATTGAGTGCGGTCAACCGCGATGTGAAACAGCTCCCAGCGGTCGGAGTCGAAGTGCGACCAGCCGGCGGGTGCCGCGGCGTGGACGGTGTTGGCGAACCAGCCCTCATGCCAAATGCCGCGGGTTCCCAGCATGGTGTAGAACTGGGTGCGCTTACCGGTGTCTGCACCCGGGTTCGCAAGTGCCGCTTTGAAACTCACGCCATCTAGTGGCTTCTGCGTGATGCCCTTTACCGTCTGGGGCGGTGCGATCCCCACCAGGTCATAGACAGTCGGGGTGACGTCGCAGACGTTGACGTAGTTATCGCGCACCTCCCCGCGGGCGGCAATCCCGTTGGGCCAAGAGATGATCGCCGCATCAGCGATGCCGCCTTCGTGGGAGGCATAGCGTTTGAACAACTTATACGGCGTGTTGAATGCCATCGCCCACCCAATCGGGTAGTGGTTATAGGTCTGCGGCCCGCCCAGCCGGTCAAGGTGCTTGAGGCTGTCTTCGACGGTGTCGATGTAACCGTTGAAGAACTTCGTCTCGTTCACCGACCCGTTCGGCCCGCCCTCGCCGCTGGCGCCGTTGTCGGAGATCACCACGATCAAGGTGTCGTCCAGTTGGCCGGATTCGTCGAGATAGTCCAACACCCGGCCGATTTGGGCGTCGGTATAGCTGAGAAAGCCGGCGAACACCTCGGCCATCCGGCAAAATAGTCTCGTCTCGTCACCGCTTAGCGAGTCCCAAGGACGCACCGTGTCCTGCAGCGGCCACGACTCGCCATTCGGTCCCTTCACATCGAGATAGGGGTTCATCGGTGACAACTCGGTATCCGGCGGCACTATCCCGATCGACTTCTGATTCGCCAACACGATGTCGCGGTAGCGCTCGTAGCCCATGTCGAAGCGGCCGGCGTATCTGTCGGCCCATTCGGTGAACACGTGGTGCGGGGCATGCCCGGCGCCGGGGCACACATACGCAAACCACGGCTTGTCCGGCGCGATCACCTTGGCGTCGCGGATGAACTCGATCGTCTTGTCGGCGATGTCCTTCGACAAGTGGTAGCCGTCCTCCGGTGCCGCTGGCGGTGACACCGGATGGTTGTCGTGCACCAGGTCCGGATACCACTGGTCGGTCTCGCCGCCCATGAAGCCGTAAAACCGTTCGAAGCCACGCGACAGCGGCCAATGCCGCTTGGATGACGCCAAATTCGACTCCTCCAACGGCGTCAAATGCCACTTACCGATGCAGTAGGTGTTGTAGCCGCGCTCGGCCAGTGCCTCCGAAATCAGCGCGGTCTCGGCCGGAATGCGCCCGTTGCAGTTGGGGAACCCGTCGGTGAACTCTTCGATGGTGGCCATACCTACGGTCGTCGCGTTACGGCCGGTCAGCAACGACGCCCGGGTGGGTGAGCACAGCGCTGTGGTGTGAAACTGCGACAGCCGAACACCTTGTTCGGCGATGCGGGTCATGGTCGGCATCTCGACCAGTCCGCCGAAGCAATCCCAGGTCCCAATTCCGACGTCGTCCCACACCAGATACAAAATGTTGGGTGAGCCTTCCGGAGCCCGGGGCGCGGCATACGGACCCCAATCCGGCTCGGAGTCGCGGATATCCAACGCGATCTTGCCCTGAAACTCTGCTGCCATCACCGGCTCCGTTCGTATCGGTGCCGCGAAGCCTATACCCGTCATGTAGCGAATGTTGCGGAACCGCTGAGGGTCAGCGCAGCCGAAACACCGCGCCGTCGCTGCCCCACTGACCGAACGGTGGTCGCTCACCGCGGTCGATCGCGCGAATGCTCGGTCGCCCGATGTGAGCGAACACCAGTCGATGCACGCCCGCGTCGCGAGCCGCCGCAGCCACGTCCCGAACGCACGCGTGTCCACCCACACCACGGGCGAAGCGAATCGGGTGGTTCCATCCGGCGGCGTCGGCGAACATCAGATCGGCTTCACGCGCCCATCCCGGGAATTCCCAAAACTCGGGTGCCCAGACGGCCCGCTGGCATGCCGTCTCGATCAGGTAGCCGACAGTCGGATGGGAAGTGTGACGCACCGGCAACGGTTGCAGCCGCACCGCGTCCGCGCCGAACGAAGCGATAGCAGGACGCACACCCAGTTCGGCGGCCCGGCGGCGGATCTGCGGCATCAACTCCGCATGGTCATCGCAGACCAGCCAGGCATCCAGCCGCGATCCGGGATCGGCGGAACCCCCACCGTCCAGCATGACGCGGCGACCACGCCAGGCCAGCAGCAGCCCGGCCGGGCGGTAGCGGGGCGAGTTCATCGCCCCGACGCCGACCAGAACCAGCCGCAGCGTCGGCCCTTACTTGGCCTTCTCCAAGATTTCGACCAGCCGCCAGCGTTTGGTCGCCGACAGCGGACGCGTCTCCATCAACGACACCCGGTCGCCGATGCCGGCGATGCTGTTCTCGTCGTGCGCCTTGACTTTCTTGGTTGTGCGGATGATCTTGCCGTACAAGGGATGCCGCATCCGGTCCTCGAGTTCGACCACGATGGTCTTCTGCATCTTGTCGCTGACGACGTAGCCGATCGCGGTCTTGCGCCGACCCCGAGGCTTCGGGGTCGGTGGAGTGTGCTTGGGGCCCTTCTCTTTTGGTGCGGCATCTGTCGCCGCCGCCTTCTTCGGCGCCGCCTTCGACGCCTTGCTGGTGGCTTTCTTCGCTGTGGTCTTAGCCTCTGCCATCAGGATTCCTCACCCTCAGGCCCGGATGCCAGGCCCAGTTCCCGTTCGCGCAGCACGGTATAGATGCGTGCGATCTCCTGACGCACGGTGCGAAGCCGGCGGTTGTTGCTGAGCTGGCCGGTAGCCATCTGGAAGCGCAGATTGAACAGCTCTTCCTTGGACTCGCGCAGACGGTCGACCAGCTCCTCGTCGGTGAGCTCGCGCAGTTCGCCGGCGGAAACACCCAGGGCCATCAGAACTGCTCCTCTCGGGTAACGATGCGTGCCTTGATCGGCAGCTTGTGAATCGCTCTGGTCAACGCGGCCCGAGCAACCGCTTCGTTGGGGTAGCTCAGCTCGAAGAGCACCCGGCCCGGTTTGACGTTGGCCACCCACCACTCCGGCGAGCCCTTCCCCGAACCCATTCGCGTCTCCGCGGGCTTTTTGGTCAACGGACGGTCCGGGAAGATGTTGATCCACACCTTGCCGCCACGTTTAATGTGTCGGTTGATGGCAATACGGGCGGACTCGATCTGCCGGTTGGTGATGTAGGCGTGCTCCAACGCCTGAATACCGTAGTCGCCGAAGCTGACCGTGGTGCCGCCGCTGGCGATGCCACGCTGGCGCGGATGGTGCTGTTTGCGATGCTTGACTTTCCGGGGAATCAACATGATTCAGCTCTCTGTGCTCTGCGTCTCCAGGGCCGGCTCGGCGCTCGCCGGGGCGGCGGCCTCCTCAGCGCCCGCGGCTCGTCCGGCTTCGGTGGTCGCGCCGGTCGTCCCCGCAGCACCGCTGCGCCGCGGACGGGCACCCGACGGGCGCTCTCGGCGGGGACGTTCGGCGCCCGCGCCGGTGGGGGCGGCCAACTCGCGTTTCCCGCCGACGATGTCGCCCTTGTAGATCCACACCTTGACCCCGATGCGGCCGAAAGTGGTTTTGGCTTCATATAATCCGTAGTCGATGTCGGCCCGCAGTGTGTGCAGCGGGACGCGGCCTTCGCGGTAGAACTCCGAGCGGCTCATCTCGGCACCGCCGAGGCGGCCCGAGCACTGTACCCGGATGCCCTTGACGTTGGGCTGGCGCATCGCCGACTGGATGGCCTTGCGCATCGCGCGACGGAACGCCACCCGGTTGCTCAACTGCTCGGCAACGCCTTGGGCCACCAACTGTGCCTGGGACTCAGGGTTTTTCACCTCGAGGATGTTGAGCTGAACCTGCTTGCCGGTCAGCTTCTCCAGATCCGCGCGGATGCGGTCGGCCTCGGTGCCGCGGCGTCCGATGACGATGCCCGGCCGCGCGGTGTGGATGTCGACCCGGACCCGGTCACGTGTGCGTTCGATTTCCACGTCGGCGATACCCGCGCGTTCCAAGCCGCTGGACAGCAGGCGCCGAATCGCCACGTCTTCCTTGACGTATTCGGCGTACTGCTTGTCGGCGTACCAGCGCGACTTCCAGTCGGTGGTAATGCCAAGCCGGAAGCCGTGCGGATTGATCTTCTGGCCCACTACTGCGAGCCTCCCTTCGCGGTGGACTGCGGGGTCGTCTTCTTGGCCGGCGCCGTGGCGGCGGGTGTCGTCTTTTTAGCCGGTGCCTTCTTGGCGGGAGTCTTCTCGGCGGACGCTTCCTTAGCCGGTGCCTTCTTGGCGGGAGTCTTCTTGGCCGACGCTTCCTCGGCGGGCGCCTTCGTGGCAGGGGCCTTCTTGGCAGGCGCTTGTTTGGTGGCGGCGGCCTTGCTGGCCTGGGCGCGGCGGGACCGCGACGACTGGGGTGCCCGCCGATCCTGGGCCGGCCGGCTTTCGACCACTACCGTGATATGGCTCGTGCGCCGGCGAATCCGGAACGCGCGCCCTTGCGCGCGCGGACGGATCCGCTTGGCGGTCGGCCCGTCGTCGGCGTGCACGGTGGCCACTACTAACGTGGCCGGGTCGAGGCCGTTGTTGTTCTGCGCGTTGGCCGCAGCGCTGGCTATCACCTTGGCCACCGGCTGGCTGGCCGCCTGCGGCGCCCACCGCAGGATATCGAGCGCCTCCGCTACCGGTTTGCCGCGGACGAGGTCGATCACACGGCGCGCCTTTCTCGGCGACACCCGAACGAACCGGGCTTTGGCGACCGCAGAGGGGAATTCGGTAGCCGTGGTCATCGACGCTTGGCCTTCCGGTCGTCTTTGATATGTCCCTTGAAGGTCCGCGTCGGCGCGAATTCACCCAGCTTGTGGCCCACCATCGCCTCAGTGATAAACACCGGCACATGCTTGCGCCCGTCGTGCACGGCGAACGTGTGACCGACAAAGTCCGGAATGATGGTTGACCGCCGCGACCAGGTCTTGATGACCTGCTTGGTGTTCTTCTCGTTCTGCGCGTCGACCTTCTTGAGCAGATGGTCGTCGACGAACGGACCCTTCTTCAGGCTGCGTGGCATCGGCTACTCCTCTTAACGCCCGTGTTTCTTGCCGGTGCGCCGGCGTCGGACGATGAGCTTGTCGCTGAGCTTGTGGCGGCGCCGGGTGCGACCCTCAGGCTTGCCCCACGGGCTGACCGGGTGACGACCGCCGGAGGACTTGCCCTCGCCGCCACCGTGCGGGTGGTCCACCGGGTTCATCACCACACCACGCACCGACGGCCGCTTGCCCTTCCAGCGCATCCGGCCAGCCTTGCCCCAGTTGATGTTGGCCTGCTCGGCGTTGCCAACCTCGCCGACCGTGGCGCGGCACCGGACGTCGACGCGGCGGATCTCACCACTGGGCATGCGCAGCGACGCGTAGCTGCCCTCTTTGCCGAGCAACTGAATGCTCGACCCGGCCGAGCGGGCGAGTTTGGCGCCACCACCCGGTCGCAGCTCCACCGCGTGGATCAAGGTACCGGCAGGGATATTGCGTAGCGGCAAGTTGTTACCGGGTTTGATGTCTGCGTTGGGTCCCGACTCCACCATATCGCCCTGCGAAAGTCCTTGCGGAGCAATGATATAGCGCTTCTCACCGTCCAAGTAGTGCAGCAGCGCGATGTTGGCGGTGCGGTTGGGGTCGTATTCGATGTGGGCGACCTTCGCGTTGATGCCGTCCTTGTCGTTGCGACGGAAGTCGATGATGCGGTATGCGCGCTTGTGGCCACCGCCCCTGTGGCGGGTGGTGATCCGGCCATGCGCGTTGCGCCCACCATGGCCGTGCAGCGGGCGCACCAACGACTTCTCCGGGGTCGAGCGGGTGATCTCGGCGAAATCGGAGACGCTGCCGCCGCGGCGGCCGGGAGACGTCGGCTTGTACTTGCGAATTCCCATCTCTGCTAAGTCTTTCTATCCATCCTCGGCTATGTCGGTGTGCCGAACAGATCGATCGGCTTGCTGCCCGGCGCCAACGTCACGATGGCGCGCTTGGTGTTCTTCCGCTTGCCATAGCCGGTCCTGGTGCGCTTGCGTTTACCCTGCCGGTTCGCGGTGTTCACCGACGCCACCTTCACGGAGAAGATCTTCTCGACCGCGATCTTGATTTGCGTCTTGTTGGAGTCGGGGTGCACCAAAAACGTGTAGACGTTGTCGTCGATGAGCCCATAGGACTTCTCGGAGATGACTGGTGCCAGGATGATGTCGCGGGGGTCGGTGACGGTCGCCATCAGGCCGAAACCTCCTCGGCAGCTTTGGTATTGGCGGCGATGTATGCGTTGAGCGCCTCAACGGAGAACACCACATCGTCAGCGCGCAGCACGTCATAGGTGTTGAGCTGGTCAGGTGCCAGGATGTGCACGCCGGGTAGATTGCGCGCGCTCTTGGCGCTCGTTTCGTCGCTGCGTTCGATGACCACCAGCAGCTGCTTGCGGTCGGTCAGCGTGGCCAAAAACGCCTTGGCGCTCTTGGTCGACGGAGTCTGGCCCGACACCAGTTCGGTGACGGCATGGATTCGGCCATTGCGGGCCCGATCCGACAGCGCACATCGCAGCGCCGCCGCGATCATCTTCTTCGGGGTGCGCTGGCTGTAGTCACGAGGCTTGGGGCCGTGCACGGTTCCGCCGCCGGTGAACTGCGGAGCCCGAACCGAGCCCTGACGAGCCCGGCCGGTACCCTTCTGCCGGTATGGTTTTCGACCGCCGCCGCGCACCTCGCCGCGGGTTTTCGTCGAGTGTGTGCCCTGACGAGCCGCCGCCCGCTGCGCGGTGACCACCTGGTGCATCAACGGGATATTCGCTTCGACATCGAATAACTCAGCCGGCAGCTCGATTGAACCTTCGGTCTTACCGGCTGGCGATTTGACGTCGATTTTTATGCCTGCCATTACTTTTCACCTTTTTTGATCGCGCTGCGCACCATTACCAGGCCACCCCTGCGCCCTGGTATCGCACCCTTGATCAGCAGCACGCCGTTTTCCGCGTCGACCTTGTGCACCAGCAGGTTCTGCGTGGTCACCCGGTCGTTACCCATCCGCCCGGCCATCCGGGTGCCCTTGAACACCCGGGCCGGTGTGGCGCAGCCCCCCGATCGAACCGGGGCGTCGGTGCACGGCTTGAGCGCCGTGGCTGGCACCCTGCCCGCGGAAACCGTGGCGCTTCATGGTGCCGGCGAAGCCCTTGCCCTTGGAGGTGCCGGTCACGTCGACGTAGCTGCCGTCGGTGAAGATGTCGGCGGTCAACTCCTGACCCACCTGATACTCGGCGGCCGCTTCCGGGTCGTCGAGCCGCAGCTCGGCCAGGTGCCCGGCGCGGGTTGACACCCGCGGCGTTGTACTGACCGGCCAACGGCTTGTTGACCTTGCGGGGACTGATCTCGCCGTAAGCCAACTGGATCGCGCTGTAGCCGTCGCGCTCGGGCGTGCGGATTCGAGTGACCACGTTCGGTCCGGCCTTGACCACCGTGACCGGCACCACCCGGTTGTTCTCGTCGAACACCTGCGTCATGCCCAGCTTGGTGCCCAGAATGCCTTTTCGCGCCATCGGTTCACCAATCTCCTACTGGATATTGACGTCGACACTCGCGGGCAGGTCGATGCGCATCAACGCATCCACCGTCTTCGGTGTCGGATCGAGGATGTCGATCAGCCGCTTGTGGGTGCGCATCTCGAAGTGCTCCCGCGAGTCCTTGTATTTGTGCGGCGAGCGGATGACGCAGTAGACGTTCTTCTCGGTCGGCAGCGGCACAGGACCCACCACGCTGGCACCCGTCCGCATGACCGTTTCGACGATCTTGCGGGCTGAGGCGTCGATGGCCTCGTGGTCGTAGGCCTTGAGCCTGATGCGGATCTTCTGTCCCGCCACGCTTCTCTTACCTCGCTGTTCCCGTGTCCGGACCCGGTGTGCCCGCCGCGCCGATCGACCTGGGTCGATCCGGCGGCGCGCCGGATGTCTGCGCCGCTGTTTACCTGTCCTGGTTCACCGGTCCCCGCGATCGGGTGTGTCGCCGACACGCAGCCTCGGCGCGCTCATTTCAAGATCGAAATTCGTCGCGCTCCGAGGATGGGACCGGACGCGCCCGTTTGGGCGCCGGTCGGATGCCCGGCCAGGCGCGAACCCGGCGCAAGGCAACCTGAACAGTATGCCCTAGATCATGGTAACGGCCAAATCTGGTGAGCCGTGACGGGCCGGGCTGATCAGCACCGACACCGCCCTCAGCCCTGGTTCCGTACCCGGCTAGCAAGGCGGCTGACAGCCCCGTCGCAAGGGGGGTTGTCATTGAGGTAGAAGCGAGGTAGAAGTGGCGCCGTCGGCACCACCACCCTGCCTAAGTCGGTTTTGCGGTCCCCGTCAGCGCTTTCCTTTCAAGCTCGACCAGAACCGGCATTGGTGGGACTCGGCGAAGTTTGTCTCCACCCTGCTGCCGTCGGGCCGCAGCGACATCCGGGGGCTGCGGGCCGGATCGCCACCCAACGGGGGCCAGGCCGGTTGGCCCGACACTTT
This Mycobacterium xenopi DNA region includes the following protein-coding sequences:
- the rplW gene encoding 50S ribosomal protein L23, coding for MATVTDPRDIILAPVISEKSYGLIDDNVYTFLVHPDSNKTQIKIAVEKIFSVKVASVNTANRQGKRKRTRTGYGKRKNTKRAIVTLAPGSKPIDLFGTPT
- the rplD gene encoding 50S ribosomal protein L4, producing the protein MAGIKIDVKSPAGKTEGSIELPAELFDVEANIPLMHQVVTAQRAAARQGTHSTKTRGEVRGGGRKPYRQKGTGRARQGSVRAPQFTGGGTVHGPKPRDYSQRTPKKMIAAALRCALSDRARNGRIHAVTELVSGQTPSTKSAKAFLATLTDRKQLLVVIERSDETSAKSARNLPGVHILAPDQLNTYDVLRADDVVFSVEALNAYIAANTKAAEEVSA
- the rplB gene encoding 50S ribosomal protein L2 — translated: MGIRKYKPTSPGRRGGSVSDFAEITRSTPEKSLVRPLHGHGGRNAHGRITTRHRGGGHKRAYRIIDFRRNDKDGINAKVAHIEYDPNRTANIALLHYLDGEKRYIIAPQGLSQGDMVESGPNADIKPGNNLPLRNIPAGTLIHAVELRPGGGAKLARSAGSSIQLLGKEGSYASLRMPSGEIRRVDVRCRATVGEVGNAEQANINWGKAGRMRWKGKRPSVRGVVMNPVDHPHGGGEGKSSGGRHPVSPWGKPEGRTRRRHKLSDKLIVRRRRTGKKHGR
- the rpsJ gene encoding 30S ribosomal protein S10, which produces MAGQKIRIRLKAYDHEAIDASARKIVETVMRTGASVVGPVPLPTEKNVYCVIRSPHKYKDSREHFEMRTHKRLIDILDPTPKTVDALMRIDLPASVDVNIQ
- a CDS encoding carboxylesterase family protein; translation: MVSYWSQFVTTGAPKVSGQPAWPPLGGDPARSPRMSLRPDGSRVETNFAESHQCRFWSSLKGKR